A window from Waddliaceae bacterium encodes these proteins:
- a CDS encoding HPr family phosphocarrier protein → MVSCLVQSSFIVANIKGLHTRPSTELVRCASSFKANISLTNRNLTVDAKSLLGVLILSAARGAKIRVEAEGIDAENAVEAILDLAKHQFYISY, encoded by the coding sequence GTGGTAAGTTGTCTTGTGCAGTCAAGTTTTATTGTCGCCAACATCAAAGGTCTGCATACGCGACCTTCGACGGAACTCGTACGCTGTGCCTCTTCTTTCAAAGCTAATATAAGCCTCACCAACCGTAATCTCACCGTTGACGCTAAGTCTCTCTTAGGAGTGTTGATACTTTCTGCCGCTCGCGGAGCAAAAATCCGCGTCGAAGCCGAAGGCATAGATGCCGAAAATGCTGTCGAAGCGATCCTCGACCTCGCAAAACACCAGTTTTATATATCATACTAA
- a CDS encoding mechanosensitive ion channel — protein sequence MTFFKRAIILCTVIIGISAPFSSSCAEVPVEEEVIIPSPLTLSLNWWIAFDVAEADFKQKISDLKGELYSVRDAVDEDKRERISSLISTILSNLTTLHEIRSRDNGQAVESLVLKETYTIEEQLKLSREIVNKKGSLKILDADYNRKLRKADDINSRIDKLFLDYLGYEDPSHEKIFLGFAIMVQRSELQILREEADYLKDRIDFQKEALEDVNSVLDSAQRRLYVEDVDFKDIEDDIALAKKSLENAEKSLVKAESSTMMFSGNDEISRLKQRGQQRKVTNALIEKHLSASTLDFLNAKYLLLDIYAHEDVRSLENIERDVQEHRIRLDNNKILLEEWQDATLHEQIIFGQMFTGLRETQGSDKDVLEDIFEDQLELIQGTFSRMAQLDLLNYNIEVVLQQVDYFVEKNSSYFENVISNIGSWIEDVNGVVREWLFLTIFKINKEVPVTPASFLMMFLILIVAYFISKAFRHMLVKVTQKRSGISESNVYALKRIVHYVVMIIGFFIALGSIGLNFSNLAIILGALSVGIGFGLQSIVNNFLSGLIILFEKSIKVGDYVKLESGDWGKVIAVNVHNTIIHTYDGTDIIVPNAEVVTHNVINWTLYNKFMRIHIPFSVAYGTDKDLVKEAALEAAGRVPATIKDNPRVKDPDVWFVEFGDSALKFELIVWVDIKNLGNQGSFKSAYMWELETSLREHNITVPFSQHDLYIKEIPDSVKKRLVDKTPE from the coding sequence GTCGCCGAAGCCGACTTTAAACAGAAGATATCTGATCTCAAGGGAGAATTGTATTCTGTACGCGATGCTGTTGACGAGGACAAGCGAGAGAGAATCTCATCGTTGATATCGACGATACTTTCTAACCTTACTACGTTGCATGAGATTCGTAGCCGTGATAACGGGCAGGCGGTGGAGTCTTTGGTGCTTAAAGAAACATACACCATCGAAGAACAGCTTAAGCTTTCAAGGGAGATCGTCAACAAAAAAGGAAGCCTGAAAATCCTTGACGCCGATTATAATAGGAAACTAAGAAAAGCCGACGACATAAATTCGCGTATCGACAAGCTTTTCCTCGACTACCTAGGATACGAAGACCCTTCTCACGAAAAGATATTCTTGGGATTCGCTATAATGGTCCAAAGGTCAGAACTACAAATTCTTAGAGAAGAAGCAGACTATCTAAAAGATCGTATTGACTTCCAGAAAGAAGCCCTCGAAGATGTTAATAGCGTCCTCGACAGCGCACAGCGGCGCCTGTATGTCGAAGATGTTGACTTCAAAGATATTGAAGATGATATCGCCTTGGCAAAAAAGAGCCTTGAAAACGCTGAAAAATCCCTTGTAAAAGCGGAGTCTTCGACGATGATGTTCTCCGGAAACGATGAGATTTCACGTCTGAAGCAAAGAGGTCAGCAGCGTAAGGTGACAAACGCACTTATCGAAAAACATCTTAGCGCATCGACATTGGACTTCCTCAATGCAAAATATCTCCTCCTTGATATCTATGCCCACGAGGACGTAAGAAGCCTCGAAAATATCGAGAGAGATGTTCAGGAACATAGAATCCGCCTTGATAATAACAAAATCTTACTAGAAGAGTGGCAGGACGCGACGCTTCACGAACAGATAATCTTCGGACAGATGTTTACCGGACTTCGCGAAACACAGGGAAGCGATAAGGACGTCCTAGAAGATATCTTCGAAGATCAGCTGGAACTTATACAGGGAACGTTTTCCCGTATGGCACAGCTCGACCTTCTTAACTACAACATAGAAGTAGTCCTTCAGCAGGTTGACTATTTCGTAGAGAAAAACTCGTCATATTTCGAGAACGTTATCAGTAATATCGGCTCGTGGATAGAAGATGTTAACGGCGTTGTACGCGAATGGCTGTTTTTGACGATATTCAAAATCAACAAAGAAGTCCCCGTAACACCAGCATCGTTCCTTATGATGTTCTTGATATTGATAGTAGCATACTTTATATCAAAAGCATTCAGACATATGCTAGTGAAAGTAACACAGAAACGCTCGGGGATCTCAGAGTCTAACGTCTATGCACTCAAAAGAATCGTGCACTACGTCGTTATGATAATAGGCTTCTTCATCGCCCTCGGATCGATAGGGCTGAACTTCAGCAACCTCGCAATAATACTCGGTGCATTAAGTGTAGGTATCGGTTTCGGACTGCAGTCGATAGTCAATAACTTCCTCAGCGGACTCATCATTCTCTTCGAGAAGAGTATAAAAGTCGGAGACTATGTGAAACTGGAATCGGGCGACTGGGGGAAAGTCATCGCCGTAAATGTCCATAACACAATAATACATACCTACGACGGCACAGATATCATCGTTCCTAACGCCGAAGTCGTAACACATAACGTGATAAACTGGACGCTATACAATAAGTTTATGCGCATCCATATTCCATTCAGCGTGGCATATGGCACCGATAAAGACCTCGTAAAAGAAGCAGCACTCGAAGCAGCAGGACGCGTCCCAGCAACCATTAAAGATAACCCACGTGTTAAAGATCCGGATGTGTGGTTCGTAGAATTTGGCGATAGCGCTCTTAAATTCGAACTCATCGTATGGGTCGATATCAAAAATTTAGGGAATCAAGGGTCCTTTAAATCAGCGTATATGTGGGAGTTAGAAACATCACTACGTGAACATAACATAACAGTGCCGTTCTCACAACATGACCTATATATCAAGGAAATTCCCGACTCAGTAAAAAAAAGACTTGTCGATAAAACACCCGAGTAG